One window from the genome of Macaca fascicularis isolate 582-1 chromosome 7, T2T-MFA8v1.1 encodes:
- the RASL12 gene encoding ras-like protein family member 12 isoform X4, producing the protein MSSVFGKPRAGSGPQSTPLEVNLAILGRRGAGKSEDTYSSEETVDHQPVHLRVMDTADLDTPRNCERYLNWAHAFLVVYSVDSRQSFDSSGSYLELLALHAKETQRSVPALLLGNKLDMAQYRQVTKAEGVALAGRFGCLFFEVSACLDFEHVQHVFHEAVREARRELEKSPLTRPLFISEERALPHQAPLTARHGLASCTFNTLSTVSLKEMPTVAQAKLVTVKSSRAQSKRKAPTLTLLKGFKIF; encoded by the exons ATGTCCTCGGTGTTTGGAAAACCCCGCGCGGGCAGCGGGCCTCAGAGCACGCCCCTCGAGGTCAACCTGGCCATCCTGGGGCGCCGCGGGGCTGGCAAGTCTG AGGACACCTACAGCTCCGAGGAGACCGTGGACCACCAGCCTGTCCACCTGAGGGTCATGGACACTGCAGACCTG GACACCCCTAGGAACTGCGAGCGCTACCTGAACTGGGCCCATGCCTTCCTGGTGGTGTATAGCGTCGACAGCCGCCAGAGCTTCGATAGCAGCGGCAGCTACCTGGAGCTCCTTGCCTTGCACGCGAAGGAGACACAGCGCAGCGTCCCTGCCCTGCTGTTAGGCAACAAGCTGGACATGGCTCAGTACAG GCAAGTCACCAAGGCAGAGGGTGTGGCTTTGGCAGGCAGGTTTGGGTGCCTGTTTTTCGAGGTCTCTGCCTGTCTGGACTTTGAGCACGTGCAGCACGTCTTCCATGAGGCAGTGCGAGAGGCACGGCGGGAGCTGGAGAAGAGCCCCCTGACCCGGCCCCTCTTCATCTCCGAGGAGAGGGCCCtgccccaccaggccccactcaCCGCCCGGCATGGGCTGGCCAGCTGCACCTTCAACACACTCTCCACTGTCAGCCTGAAGGAGATGCCCACCGTGGCCCAGGCCAAGCTGGTCACTGTGAAGTCATCCCGGGCCCAGAGCAAGCGCAAGGCGCCTACCCTGACCCTCCTGAAGGGCTTCAAGATCTTCTGA
- the RASL12 gene encoding ras-like protein family member 12 isoform X1 encodes MSSVFGKPRAGSGPQSTPLEVNLAILGRRGAGKSALTVKFLTKRFISEYDPNLEDTYSSEETVDHQPVHLRVMDTADLDTPRNCERYLNWAHAFLVVYSVDSRQSFDSSGSYLELLALHAKETQRSVPALLLGNKLDMAQYRQVTKAEGVALAGRFGCLFFEVSACLDFEHVQHVFHEAVREARRELEKSPLTRPLFISEERALPHQAPLTARHGLASCTFNTLSTVSLKEMPTVAQAKLVTVKSSRAQSKRKAPTLTLLKGFKIF; translated from the exons ATGTCCTCGGTGTTTGGAAAACCCCGCGCGGGCAGCGGGCCTCAGAGCACGCCCCTCGAGGTCAACCTGGCCATCCTGGGGCGCCGCGGGGCTGGCAAGTCTG CCCTGACCGTGAAGTTTCTGACCAAGAGGTTTATCAGTGAATATGACCCCAACTTGG AGGACACCTACAGCTCCGAGGAGACCGTGGACCACCAGCCTGTCCACCTGAGGGTCATGGACACTGCAGACCTG GACACCCCTAGGAACTGCGAGCGCTACCTGAACTGGGCCCATGCCTTCCTGGTGGTGTATAGCGTCGACAGCCGCCAGAGCTTCGATAGCAGCGGCAGCTACCTGGAGCTCCTTGCCTTGCACGCGAAGGAGACACAGCGCAGCGTCCCTGCCCTGCTGTTAGGCAACAAGCTGGACATGGCTCAGTACAG GCAAGTCACCAAGGCAGAGGGTGTGGCTTTGGCAGGCAGGTTTGGGTGCCTGTTTTTCGAGGTCTCTGCCTGTCTGGACTTTGAGCACGTGCAGCACGTCTTCCATGAGGCAGTGCGAGAGGCACGGCGGGAGCTGGAGAAGAGCCCCCTGACCCGGCCCCTCTTCATCTCCGAGGAGAGGGCCCtgccccaccaggccccactcaCCGCCCGGCATGGGCTGGCCAGCTGCACCTTCAACACACTCTCCACTGTCAGCCTGAAGGAGATGCCCACCGTGGCCCAGGCCAAGCTGGTCACTGTGAAGTCATCCCGGGCCCAGAGCAAGCGCAAGGCGCCTACCCTGACCCTCCTGAAGGGCTTCAAGATCTTCTGA
- the RASL12 gene encoding ras-like protein family member 12 isoform X2, producing MTPTWQQQQQQQRLRREPFLLWIKVSTTGELAISNAEDTYSSEETVDHQPVHLRVMDTADLDTPRNCERYLNWAHAFLVVYSVDSRQSFDSSGSYLELLALHAKETQRSVPALLLGNKLDMAQYRQVTKAEGVALAGRFGCLFFEVSACLDFEHVQHVFHEAVREARRELEKSPLTRPLFISEERALPHQAPLTARHGLASCTFNTLSTVSLKEMPTVAQAKLVTVKSSRAQSKRKAPTLTLLKGFKIF from the exons ATGACCCCAACTTGG cagcagcagcagcagcagcagagactGAGACGAGAACCTTTCCTTCTGTGGATAAAGGTCTCCACCACCGGAGAGCTAGCCATCAGTAATGCTG AGGACACCTACAGCTCCGAGGAGACCGTGGACCACCAGCCTGTCCACCTGAGGGTCATGGACACTGCAGACCTG GACACCCCTAGGAACTGCGAGCGCTACCTGAACTGGGCCCATGCCTTCCTGGTGGTGTATAGCGTCGACAGCCGCCAGAGCTTCGATAGCAGCGGCAGCTACCTGGAGCTCCTTGCCTTGCACGCGAAGGAGACACAGCGCAGCGTCCCTGCCCTGCTGTTAGGCAACAAGCTGGACATGGCTCAGTACAG GCAAGTCACCAAGGCAGAGGGTGTGGCTTTGGCAGGCAGGTTTGGGTGCCTGTTTTTCGAGGTCTCTGCCTGTCTGGACTTTGAGCACGTGCAGCACGTCTTCCATGAGGCAGTGCGAGAGGCACGGCGGGAGCTGGAGAAGAGCCCCCTGACCCGGCCCCTCTTCATCTCCGAGGAGAGGGCCCtgccccaccaggccccactcaCCGCCCGGCATGGGCTGGCCAGCTGCACCTTCAACACACTCTCCACTGTCAGCCTGAAGGAGATGCCCACCGTGGCCCAGGCCAAGCTGGTCACTGTGAAGTCATCCCGGGCCCAGAGCAAGCGCAAGGCGCCTACCCTGACCCTCCTGAAGGGCTTCAAGATCTTCTGA
- the SLC51B gene encoding organic solute transporter subunit beta isoform X1, producing MRWLLIKISVTPLLQSLPFQAPRAPGGLQGSSAQGPEPRRQGGLLGLRGLRTSLPAVHTTRSRGMEHSEGAPGDPAGTVVPQELLEEMLWFFRVEDASPWNHSILALAAVVVMISMFLLGRSIQASRKQKMQPPEKENPEVLHLDEARTKDHNSLNNLRETLLSEKPNSAQVELELKERDVLSVFLPDIPETES from the exons ATGCGATGGCTTTTAATAAAGATTTCAGTCACCCCACTTCTACAGTCTCTGCCCTTCCAGGCTCCACGTGCTCCTGG GGGTCTTCAGGGCTCCTCTGCCCAGGGGCCAGAACCGAGGAGGCAAGGAGGGCTGCTGGGGCTAAGGGGCCTAAGGACCTCGTTGCCAGCGGTACACACCACCAGGAGCAGGGGCATGGAGCACAGTGAGGGGGCTCCCGGAGACCCAGCTGGTACTGTGGTGCCCCAGGAGCTGCTGGAAGAGATGCTTTGGTTTTTTCGTGTGGAAGATG CATCTCCCTGGAATCACTCCATCCTTGCCCTGGCGGCTGTGGTGGTCATGATAAGCATGTTCCTCCTGGGAAGGAGCATCCAGGCAAGCAG AAAACAAAAGATGCAAccaccagaaaaagaaaatccagaagtCCTGCATTTGGATGAGGCCAGAACCAAGGATCACAACAGCCTAAACAACCTAAGAGAGACTTTGCTCTCAGAAAAGCCAAACTCAGCCCAGGTGGAACTCGAGTTAAAAGAGAGAGATGTGCTGTCAGTTTTCCTTCCAGACATACCAGAAACTGAGAGCTAG
- the SLC51B gene encoding organic solute transporter subunit beta isoform X2, protein MEHSEGAPGDPAGTVVPQELLEEMLWFFRVEDASPWNHSILALAAVVVMISMFLLGRSIQASRKQKMQPPEKENPEVLHLDEARTKDHNSLNNLRETLLSEKPNSAQVELELKERDVLSVFLPDIPETES, encoded by the exons ATGGAGCACAGTGAGGGGGCTCCCGGAGACCCAGCTGGTACTGTGGTGCCCCAGGAGCTGCTGGAAGAGATGCTTTGGTTTTTTCGTGTGGAAGATG CATCTCCCTGGAATCACTCCATCCTTGCCCTGGCGGCTGTGGTGGTCATGATAAGCATGTTCCTCCTGGGAAGGAGCATCCAGGCAAGCAG AAAACAAAAGATGCAAccaccagaaaaagaaaatccagaagtCCTGCATTTGGATGAGGCCAGAACCAAGGATCACAACAGCCTAAACAACCTAAGAGAGACTTTGCTCTCAGAAAAGCCAAACTCAGCCCAGGTGGAACTCGAGTTAAAAGAGAGAGATGTGCTGTCAGTTTTCCTTCCAGACATACCAGAAACTGAGAGCTAG
- the RASL12 gene encoding ras-like protein family member 12 isoform X5: protein MSSVFGKPRAGSGPQSTPLEVNLAILGRRGAGKSALTVKFLTKRFISEYDPNLEDTYSSEETVDHQPVHLRVMDTADLDTPRNCERYLNWAHAFLVVYSVDSRQSFDSSGSYLELLALHAKETQRSVPALLLGNKLDMAQYRVSLLLPRLEYNGTISAHCNLHLPGSSDSPASASRVAEIIGARHHNQLIFVLLVEMGFHHIGQTGLELLT, encoded by the exons ATGTCCTCGGTGTTTGGAAAACCCCGCGCGGGCAGCGGGCCTCAGAGCACGCCCCTCGAGGTCAACCTGGCCATCCTGGGGCGCCGCGGGGCTGGCAAGTCTG CCCTGACCGTGAAGTTTCTGACCAAGAGGTTTATCAGTGAATATGACCCCAACTTGG AGGACACCTACAGCTCCGAGGAGACCGTGGACCACCAGCCTGTCCACCTGAGGGTCATGGACACTGCAGACCTG GACACCCCTAGGAACTGCGAGCGCTACCTGAACTGGGCCCATGCCTTCCTGGTGGTGTATAGCGTCGACAGCCGCCAGAGCTTCGATAGCAGCGGCAGCTACCTGGAGCTCCTTGCCTTGCACGCGAAGGAGACACAGCGCAGCGTCCCTGCCCTGCTGTTAGGCAACAAGCTGGACATGGCTCAGTACAG agtttcactcttgttgcccaggctggagtacaatggcaccatctcagctcactgcaacctccacctcccgggttcaagtgattctcctgcctcagcttcccgagtagctgagattataggtgcccgccaccacaaccagctaatttttgtattattagtagagatggggtttcaccacattggccagactgggcttgaacttctgacctga
- the RASL12 gene encoding ras-like protein family member 12 isoform X3, producing MTPTWQQQQQQRLRREPFLLWIKVSTTGELAISNAEDTYSSEETVDHQPVHLRVMDTADLDTPRNCERYLNWAHAFLVVYSVDSRQSFDSSGSYLELLALHAKETQRSVPALLLGNKLDMAQYRQVTKAEGVALAGRFGCLFFEVSACLDFEHVQHVFHEAVREARRELEKSPLTRPLFISEERALPHQAPLTARHGLASCTFNTLSTVSLKEMPTVAQAKLVTVKSSRAQSKRKAPTLTLLKGFKIF from the exons ATGACCCCAACTTGG cagcagcagcagcagcagagactGAGACGAGAACCTTTCCTTCTGTGGATAAAGGTCTCCACCACCGGAGAGCTAGCCATCAGTAATGCTG AGGACACCTACAGCTCCGAGGAGACCGTGGACCACCAGCCTGTCCACCTGAGGGTCATGGACACTGCAGACCTG GACACCCCTAGGAACTGCGAGCGCTACCTGAACTGGGCCCATGCCTTCCTGGTGGTGTATAGCGTCGACAGCCGCCAGAGCTTCGATAGCAGCGGCAGCTACCTGGAGCTCCTTGCCTTGCACGCGAAGGAGACACAGCGCAGCGTCCCTGCCCTGCTGTTAGGCAACAAGCTGGACATGGCTCAGTACAG GCAAGTCACCAAGGCAGAGGGTGTGGCTTTGGCAGGCAGGTTTGGGTGCCTGTTTTTCGAGGTCTCTGCCTGTCTGGACTTTGAGCACGTGCAGCACGTCTTCCATGAGGCAGTGCGAGAGGCACGGCGGGAGCTGGAGAAGAGCCCCCTGACCCGGCCCCTCTTCATCTCCGAGGAGAGGGCCCtgccccaccaggccccactcaCCGCCCGGCATGGGCTGGCCAGCTGCACCTTCAACACACTCTCCACTGTCAGCCTGAAGGAGATGCCCACCGTGGCCCAGGCCAAGCTGGTCACTGTGAAGTCATCCCGGGCCCAGAGCAAGCGCAAGGCGCCTACCCTGACCCTCCTGAAGGGCTTCAAGATCTTCTGA
- the RASL12 gene encoding ras-like protein family member 12 isoform X6: MDTADLDTPRNCERYLNWAHAFLVVYSVDSRQSFDSSGSYLELLALHAKETQRSVPALLLGNKLDMAQYRQVTKAEGVALAGRFGCLFFEVSACLDFEHVQHVFHEAVREARRELEKSPLTRPLFISEERALPHQAPLTARHGLASCTFNTLSTVSLKEMPTVAQAKLVTVKSSRAQSKRKAPTLTLLKGFKIF, encoded by the exons ATGGACACTGCAGACCTG GACACCCCTAGGAACTGCGAGCGCTACCTGAACTGGGCCCATGCCTTCCTGGTGGTGTATAGCGTCGACAGCCGCCAGAGCTTCGATAGCAGCGGCAGCTACCTGGAGCTCCTTGCCTTGCACGCGAAGGAGACACAGCGCAGCGTCCCTGCCCTGCTGTTAGGCAACAAGCTGGACATGGCTCAGTACAG GCAAGTCACCAAGGCAGAGGGTGTGGCTTTGGCAGGCAGGTTTGGGTGCCTGTTTTTCGAGGTCTCTGCCTGTCTGGACTTTGAGCACGTGCAGCACGTCTTCCATGAGGCAGTGCGAGAGGCACGGCGGGAGCTGGAGAAGAGCCCCCTGACCCGGCCCCTCTTCATCTCCGAGGAGAGGGCCCtgccccaccaggccccactcaCCGCCCGGCATGGGCTGGCCAGCTGCACCTTCAACACACTCTCCACTGTCAGCCTGAAGGAGATGCCCACCGTGGCCCAGGCCAAGCTGGTCACTGTGAAGTCATCCCGGGCCCAGAGCAAGCGCAAGGCGCCTACCCTGACCCTCCTGAAGGGCTTCAAGATCTTCTGA
- the RASL12 gene encoding ras-like protein family member 12 isoform X7, translating into MSSVFGKPRAGSGPQSTPLEVNLAILGRRGAGKSALTVKFLTKRFISEYDPNLEDTYSSEETVDHQPVHLRVMDTADLDTPRNCERYLNWAHAFLVVYSVDSRQSFDSSGSYLELLALHAKETQRSVPALLLGNKLDMAQYRIPFRMSYCI; encoded by the exons ATGTCCTCGGTGTTTGGAAAACCCCGCGCGGGCAGCGGGCCTCAGAGCACGCCCCTCGAGGTCAACCTGGCCATCCTGGGGCGCCGCGGGGCTGGCAAGTCTG CCCTGACCGTGAAGTTTCTGACCAAGAGGTTTATCAGTGAATATGACCCCAACTTGG AGGACACCTACAGCTCCGAGGAGACCGTGGACCACCAGCCTGTCCACCTGAGGGTCATGGACACTGCAGACCTG GACACCCCTAGGAACTGCGAGCGCTACCTGAACTGGGCCCATGCCTTCCTGGTGGTGTATAGCGTCGACAGCCGCCAGAGCTTCGATAGCAGCGGCAGCTACCTGGAGCTCCTTGCCTTGCACGCGAAGGAGACACAGCGCAGCGTCCCTGCCCTGCTGTTAGGCAACAAGCTGGACATGGCTCAGTACAG GATCCCATTTAGGATGTCATACTGCATTTAG